The Chrysiogenia bacterium sequence TCCAGCGCGTAGTTGATCGGCATGGTTGCGATGGAGGCGCTGTTTGGCAGGGAGATCACCAGGCTGACGATGGCCGCCACCGTGTCCGGGTCGATCTTCTCGCCCGGGAAGGGCGCGTTGGTCCTGCTCATGTCGGTGTCGACGGCGCCGGGGCAGAGGCCGCAGACGCGGACCCCGTCCTCCCAGGTGCCGTAGCGCAGCACATGGGTCAGGGCCACGGCCGAGAATTTGGACATGGCATAGCCGGGCACGCCGCCGGCATAGCGCAGCCCCGAGTTCGACAGGATGTTGACGATCCGGCCCTGGCCGGTCGCGCGCAGATGCGGCAGGGCGGCGAGGGACAGGAAATACGGCCCCTTCACGTTGACCGCCCACATCTCGTCGAGCTGGTCCTCGTCCGGCTGGTCGAAGGGATAGGCGCGCAGCACGCCCGCGTTGTTCACGAGGGCGTCGATCTGGCCGAAATGGCTAGCCGTCTCCTCGACCCAGGCGGCGGCGGTGGGCCGGTCCTCGGCGTCGTAGCGGCATTGCAGGACGTCGCCGCCCAGGTCCGCCACGGCCGCCGCCAGCTTGGCCGGATCGCGCGCGCCCAGGCTGAGCCTGTAGCCGTCGGCGTGGAGGCGCCGGGCGATCGACAGACCGATCCCCCGGTTCGCCCCCGAGATCATGACGACCCGCCCGTCGGGCGGAATGGTCCCCTGCTTGCCCTCCCCCATCGCCGGCCGCGCGCCTACTCGGCGGCCTTCGGCGCGCGGTAGCGCGCACGCTTCAGGACGTCGGGGCCGAAGGACAGCTCCTCGCCCTCGGCCAGGGTGCGGTTGGTGTCGGTCAGCCAGGCCACCGTCAGCGCGCCGTTGGGCGAGTAGGAG is a genomic window containing:
- a CDS encoding cupin domain-containing protein, with the translated sequence TPHEHFGMEEFYVIEGELIDHDGQKYTAGDFVSLGPGVRHYSYSPNGALTVAWLTDTNRTLAEGEELSFGPDVLKRARYRAPKAAE
- a CDS encoding SDR family NAD(P)-dependent oxidoreductase, with protein sequence MGEGKQGTIPPDGRVVMISGANRGIGLSIARRLHADGYRLSLGARDPAKLAAAVADLGGDVLQCRYDAEDRPTAAAWVEETASHFGQIDALVNNAGVLRAYPFDQPDEDQLDEMWAVNVKGPYFLSLAALPHLRATGQGRIVNILSNSGLRYAGGVPGYAMSKFSAVALTHVLRYGTWEDGVRVCGLCPGAVDTDMSRTNAPFPGEKIDPDTVAAIVSLVISLPNSASIATMPINYALESVV